The segment ATCACGCCAGAATCTGCCGGTAGGCTGACCTATCAGAGTCAGATATGGAGTAGAAGTAAGGGTAAATAAAGTATTGCCAGTGGTGCCCACCCTAATGTCATCACGCGGGATCACTTTACGGGCAGCTCCGCTTTTGGTAAGGGCAACTACTGCGGTAACCGCTGAGGGTAAACCTGCCTTAAATACAGGCCCTACTGTAGTAAAAAACGGTATTGAGCGTACATCTGGAATAGTAGCTACAATGCCTTTTGCCGCTTTGTTTCTGGATAAACCAGCCACTAGCTGTGTGTAAATGGCATTAAATTGAGCCGTTGGAGTGATAATGCCAAATGGATTGGCTGGGTCTACCACGCCTCCGCTGGTAGCATAGGCAAGTACGTCATTGTTCCCTAGCCACACGGAAAAGAAGGTAGGCTGCGTGGCCACTACTTTCTGGATGTAACTTACCTGGCCAACTTCATTGTCTGGCAACAAGCGCTCAAAGTAGGGGTTTACACCTCCGTACAGCGGAGTGGCACTCGCTAAGACAGAGATACCAGGTACTCCCCAGTTCTGGATAGCTCCAGCATGCTTAGTCAGGCGTGGGCCACCAGGCAAAGGAGCGACATCTGTTCTAACGGCTAAGTTGGTAGTCACTGGAGCAAGGATGGGAGCACCAGTAGAGGTAAAGCCACCCAGGCGTAAGTAACCAGAGCCATTTGCCTGCGCCTGCGTGAACAGAGGTTGCGGGAAGGCGCCACCACCTACGTAGCTGAACTGGTTGGCCAGAATATTAGGGTAAGACAGAATCTGTCCTTCTAAGTACAAGCCATTGTCCTGGTACCCGGCAGTAAGGGAGTTTCCAACAGCTACATACTTGCTTAAATCCAACGGCCCTTGGCTTACAACAACGTCTTCTTCAAATTCAGGATCACAGCCAGTAAAAAGGAAAGCGCTGGAAAGGAGAGCCGCAGCACCTAATCTATAGAATATGTTCTTCATGATACCTTAGAAATTAAAACTTGTAATTGATGCCAACACCCGGAATGTAGGCTACTGATTTGAATGTACCAGCTACGCCACCAGACAGGTTAGCTGCGTCTGTGCGTTCTTTTTTGTTGATGTACAGGAAAGAAGCGTCAAGGTCTACCTTTTCGCTCAGGGCTAGGGTTAAACCGGCAGATACGCCTCTTGAGTCAGCGTCTGGGGTTTCTGGAGTGAGGTAACCGGCCTGTACCGGAGATTTGTCATAATAGGCACCAGCGCGTAAGGTTAAGATATCAGAAAGCTGGTACTGCGCTCCAACCCGGTAAATGAACACGTCTTCATAGTTGCGGGAACCTTCGGTAAAGTTCTCTCCCCGTACGGGAGCATTGTAGTCAAAGCGCAATGATTTGTAAGCGCTCCATTGTACACGCTGCACATCAACGGCAATGGTAAGAGCCTCGGTGGGTTTAAACCCGATCCCTAGGGTGATGTTGGCCGGTAACGGAAGTTTGGCGTCAAACTTAGTTGCCTGAAACTGGCTTGTCACCACTGGTGAGTTTGGAAGGCTGAAGGTCACATCACCACCTTCTATTTCCATTTCTACCTTGGAGCGGTAGGTAAGGCCAAAGGAAAGCTTTTCAGAAGGTTTGAAGTACACGCCCAGGTTGTATCCAAAGCCGCTTGTCGCTCCGTCCAGTTCCACGCCGCTCTCAAAATAGTTTGCATTTTGCAACGGAATACTTCTTTGCAGGTTCACATTGCCTATAGCGTACACGAAACCGGCTCCAAAACCCAGCTTGTCTGAAATACGGTAGCTGATAGTAGGCTGTATGAAAATGGTCTTCAGCGTCAATTCATTTAACCCAAAACGTCCTTGCCAGTTTCTTCCCCAGTTCACCGAAGAACCATAGGGCGTGTACACGCCAATACCGTAACGGAGCGGGCTCTCCTCTTTTCCAAAAGAGGCATACACCTGAAACGGAGTACTGATGGGGTTGTCTGTCATGGCTTCTGAGAAGCCCGGAGAAGGTTCTCTGTAAGCTATTTTCGCACTCAAAGCGCTTACCCCTAACTGGATTCCATTTTGCCGAAGATGAGCCAAAGCGCCTGGGTTGAAAAAGATACTGCTGTGGTCCAAGGCCAGACCTGTACCCGTATGCCCCATTCCTATCTGCTTTTGCCCTTGAAGGTTGGCCTGAAAGCCCCCCGCTTGGGCAACGCCTGCTGTAAGCATAGCACTACCCAGAAAGGCCAAAAATTTACTTTTCATGCGATTATTCATTAAAAATGGCTGGATTTATTTCTTATAGATTTGATAATCAAATATAAAAGAATTGCTCAGGTTTTCGCATAGTGTTATGCATAAGCACTATATTTTTTAGAAATATTAATCTTCCTTTCCAGGATGAGTCAGCAGGTGAATCACTTGTACAAGAGTGCTGTTAAGGGTATAGAAAGAAAAAAGCAGGGCTGAGCTCATCTCTTTTCTGCCAAACACGTTAAGCCATGACTGGTTAAGAGATAGAAACCTATGTATGACGTATTAATTGTTGGAGGGGGTCCGGCCGGACTAAGTGCAGCTATGTTGCTGGGGCGTTGCATGCGTAAGGTAGCCTTGTTTGATTCAGGCGAATACCGGAACCATTACGCCCATAACATGAACGGTTTTATAAGCCGTGACGGAACTCCACCACAAGAGTTTTTGCGCATGGGGCGCGAGGACCTGGAGAAGTATGAAGTAGAGTTCAAGCATAAACGCATTGTACAGGTCACCAAAGAAGGAGATATGTTTAAAGCCACCGACGAGGAGGACCAGGTGTACCTGTCCAGAAAGGTGCTATTAGCTACTGGTTTGTGTGACCGGTGGCCTGAAATACCTGGGGCAGAACCTTTCTACGGAGGCAGCATTCACCACTGCCCGTACTGTGACGGGTTTGAGTCAAAGAATAAGCCCTTGGCCGCTTACGGCAAAAACCGTGATGCCGTGGGGCTTTCCTTGTCACTTAAAACCTGGAGCAGTGACGTAATGCTGTTCACAGACGGCACCAACCGCCTCACCCGTGAAGACCGCGAGCTCCTGGCCCGTAACAAAGTGCAGATCAACACCGCAGGTATTGAACGGGTAGAAGGCGAAGGCAAGCACATGTCACGCATTGTGCTCAAGAACGGGCAGGTAGAAAACCGGGAGGTGATGTTCTTTTCCACAGGATCAGACCAACGCTCAGACCTGGCCCGCCAACTGCAGTGTGATTTCACCAGCAAAGGCGTGGTGAAAACCTATAAACACCAGCAAACCAATGTGCCAGGCTTATATGTGGCCGGTGATGCCGCCCGAGACATGCAGCTAGTAATAGTAGCCGCCGCTGAAGGTACCAAAGCTGGAGTAGCCATTAACATGGAACTGCAGAAGGAGTTCAGACTGTAAACTGCAGCAATCTTTAGTTAAGCCTAATGGTGCGTTTAAAGCCAAACCCTATAAATGGAAGCTTTAAGCGCACCTTTTATTTTTATTGTGGAATACCAGAAGCGCAGAAGAAACAGGTGCCAGGCTTTGAATGCGTTTTTAGAAAATCAGCCTTGAAACAGTTGGCAGTTTGAAGGGAGCAAATCACTTCTTACTTATGGAGAACAATTTGGTCTCTGCTTCCAAAATAGAATAGAAAAGCCCAGGGTCTGATCAGGCCCTGGGCTTTTTAGAAAGCAGTTGTCTTTTGTAGCTTAAGTGTTGCTGGCGGTTTTGCGCTTCTTTTGAGAAAGCTTCCGGAAAACGCGGTCAGGAATGCAGTACTCATGGCCTTCTACCAACAGGTGCATGATGAGGTTCTCCACGGCAATAGGTTCACCTTCCTCTACCTCCTCTAAGTTAGAATAACGCACGTGCGAACTGTCCATGATGGTGACCACTCCATTCCCGAAAACTTCCACGTGCTGCCCGCCTTTGATAATGATACCCGTTTCTTCTCCCAGCCCAATGCCAATAAACTGAGGACGTTTAGAAACGGCGTGCGCCAGGCGCCCAAAGCGGCCCCGTTCCGTAAAATGGGTGTCAATGAACACGTTCTGGATAAAAGATAGCCCGTCAGTCGTCTTGACCTCGCCTTTCATCAGGGAGTAATACCCGTAGCCCTCGTAAATCATGCGGTTAGACATGGCGGCGGCTCCGGCACTAGTTCCGGCTATGGTGATTTCCTCTTCGTGGTACCGGGTTTGCATGAGGTGGTGCAGCTGGGTGCCGGCCAAGAATTCTTTTAGCCGCAACTGGTTTCCGCCGGTGAAGAAGATTACCTCGGCCTGGGCAATGCGCTCCAGGTTCTCGGGTTTGTCGGCTTCGTTGTCTTCGTCAATGTGCATAAAGCGCACGCTGTTGCAGCCCAGTTCCTCAAATGCCTCCTTGTAGGCCTGCCCAGACTCCATAGGTTCCAGGGTGGCCGTGGTAATTACCTCAATATTTGAATTGATGCTACAGATCTCAGAGCGGATGAGGCTTATCAGGCCATCATCATCGCCCCCGCCTAGTGCTATCAGAGTTCCTTTAGGTGTTTGCATACGCTCACGTTTTAGTTGAATAACCTTATGGAGATACAGCAAACCTCACTTCACTCCCAACTCAGCTACCAGATGTATCAACGTAGGCCCTATAACAAGGATGTCTAAAATAAGGCAGATTTACCCCATGTGCAACTTTTCACTAAGACAGCATTCTCCTTCTTGCCTTAACTACGCCTCAACAAAGGCGCTCAAAAGAAGTAACGCCCCTAGGTTTCATTCAACGCTGCCCCGGCTTAATACGTAACCTTTACTGATATGAAAATCGAGCAAATAGAAGACAAGGGCCTGTCCCATTTTTCTTACATCATCATGAGTGATGCGGAAATTGCCGTCATTGATCCTGCGCGTGACCCAAGACCCTACGAGGAGTTTGCCATGGTGCATGACGCCAGGATTATTGCCGTGATAGAAACGCATCCGCACGCCGATTTTGTGAGCGGGCACGTGGAACTGTCAGAGGCAAAGCAGGCGCCCATTTACGTGAGCAAACGCGCTGGGGCCAAGTACAAGCACACGCCCTTTGATGAAGGAGATGAACTGAGAATTGGTGAAATAACCCTGCAGGCGATAAATACGCCCGGGCATTCACCGGATAGTATCTCTATTTTGCTGCGCGATGAAAACGGAAAGGAACACGCCATCTTCACCGGAGATTCGCTCTTCATAGGCGATGTGGGCCGACCAGACTTGCGGGAGAATGTAGGCAACGAGACCGCGGCCCGCGAAGAACTGGCCCGGCAGATGTACCACACCACCCGAGAGAAGTTGATGAACCTGCCCGATGAGGTGCTGGTGTACCCTGCGCATGGCGCCGGGAGCCTCTGCGGAAAAGCGATCAGCGAAGCCAAATCCAGTACCATTGGGGACGAAAAGCGCACCAACCCCGCCCTCCAGGAGATGACCGAAGAGGCGTTCGTTTCTTTCATTAACCAGGATCAGCCGTTTGTACCCAAGTACTTTGAGTATGCTGTCAGGCTAAACCGCCGGGGGGCGCCCAAGTTCCAGTCGGCTATCAAACAAGTGCCCATCATTGCCCCCGATCATAGAAGGCACAAAGACGCATTGATCATTGACACTCGGCCTGAAGACCGCTTTAAGCAAGGGCATTTACCCACGGCCATCAACCTGCAGGACGGGCCAAAGTTTGAAACATGGCTAGGTTCTATTGTGGCACCCGAAGAAAAGTTTTACCTCTTGAGTGAAGACGAGGAAAACCTTAAGGAACTGATTGAACGGACTGCCCGCATTGGCTATGAACCTTTCATTCTGGGGGCTTTGCCCGTGCCTCCGGCCGGGTCAGAAAAGTCGCCTGTATTAGACATAGAACACTTCAGGAGCAATCCTGAGGCTTATACCATCTTAGATGTCAGGAACTCGAATGAAATAGAGGAGCAGCGGGTTTTCGCTAACGCCGTTGAAATGCCCCTGCACCAATTGAGGGAGCGGATAAATGAGATTCCCGTGGACAAACCCATTGTAGTACATTGTGCCGGAGGATACCGGTCGGCGGCGGGAGCCAGCATCATTGGGCAAGCCATCACAGAAGTGCCGGTGTATGACTTAGGCAGTGCCATTACCCAATTTAACTCTCCCCGATAAACCGCAGGCGTCTTCGCGCTGAGATTTACTGGACACTCCCGTTTGGAGGCTGATTTCATGAAAACAGCCTCCAAACGGGAGTGTGGTTTCTAAAAAGATCTCCAGCCTTGATTAAAGTTAAAAGTTGCTTACCGCCTTCTGAATGTACTTTTCTTTCCTCCCAGATAGCAGAAGGTACTTGCCGATCAACTTGGTTTAAAGCAGGTATAATTGGCATCTACAGCGAAAGTTTATAATTTCGAATAATAGGTTCGCTCATCTAGGGGCATGTAACGGCATAAGACATACCAGTTTTACAGGCCGATTTTTCAATTTTGATTTGACTATGGGCTTTTGTTGAGCCAAGTCATTAGTTGCTTATGTTTTCTTCTCTTCGTAGTTCTTTTCTTGGTTTCCTTCTGCTGTTTTTAACCTTTTCAGCCTCAGCCCAAATCCTGAATGTGGAAAAAGCCCGGGTAGAAAAAGATTCCTCCCACTACTTTACCGGCAAGCTGGGCGTAAACCTGAACCTGTTCAACCGGGCTACTGGCAAGGAAGGTAAAACCGACCATTTTGTAGGAATTACGGGGAACGGTAACCTTGGCTACGTATCTGAGCACAATACTTACCTGTTGCTGGCCTCCTACAATTATGTCAGGTTGAAAGGCGAAACTCAGGTGGAAACCGGCTATGTGCACGGGCGTGTCACCTTCAGACGGAAGGCTCGTCTGTCTTATGAAACCTATTCTCAAGCTCAATATGACTACAACCGAGGCTTGGAACTAAGAATGCTGGTGGGCACCGGCATCAGGTATGCCGTGGTTCAGAAAGAGAACATCCGGTTCAATTTAGGTACTGGTGTCATGTACGAGCATGAACGCTGGCGAAACATGGAGGAAAACCGATACATTGAAAAAGACATTCCTAAACTTTCTTCTTACGCCAGCATCCGGTTGCCCCTGAATCCACACCTGGAGTTGAGCACCATCCATTATTACCAGGTAGGCTATGACCAACCAGCCGGCATGAGCAGGCACCGGTTCAGCGGCGATATATCTATTATCACCAAGATCAACAACCGCTTTCAGCTCACCACCAACTTCTCCCACACCTACGAGAACCGCCCCATTGTCCCCATCCCCAATTACCTCTACAGCCTCACCAACGGCATCCAGCTGAGTTTCTAAAGCTGAAGATTAAGGCTAAAAGTGCGGTTGTGGTTTCAAATCAGTTTTCATAAAACAAGTTTGAAACATCCCCTCAACTTTCCCCTGTTCCAGTCTTTCCCTCGAGCGCCTCGCTTTTGGCCATAGATAGACTTAAACTTAGAGAGGCAGACAGCTCAGGCCGAAAGGGCAGTGCGAGAGGGGAAGACGGGGCCCCGCGGCCGTGAGCGCTTATCGCAGAAAATGAAACAATCAAGCATAAGGACCTCGCATTAAACAGACACCACGCCAGCAAGAACAAGCATCATTCTTCTCCGCCCGCAGCCCGACGGTTTGCTTTTTTCTGCCCATGCTTCTGCTTCGCTAATAAACGCTTTTGCACCGCAGCTTTAGAAGGCCTGGTCTTTTTTCGAGGTTTGGGGCGGTGCAGAGCCTGCTCCAATACCTCATACAGCTTCTGCACTACCAGTTCCTTGTTGGCTAATTGGCTCCGGTCTTCCTGGCTCGCCAAATGTAAAAAGCTTTCCTTGTTCAGGCGAGGCGCAAGTTTCTCCAGCAAAAGGTCTTTCTGTTCCTGCGTCAGGAGCGCCGAACTCTCAATAGAAAACCAGACTTCTACCCTACTGGCTACTTTATTCACGTTTTGTCCGCCGGGGCCACTGCTGCGCGACGTCTGGAATGTCAATTCTGGGGTTAAATCTGGAAGCATAGGCAGGATACGTAGGAGAGCCACGGAGTGATATGCCTCTAACAAGCGGAGGAAGTTTGAGAAGGAAGGCCTTACCAAACAACTCTAGTTACAGAAAGGTAGCTGATTTTAACGGCAGCACGGACCGGAAGACCTTGCTCAGGCTAGTATCGCCCTTCTTATAGCAAAATCACACAAGAGCTAACTCAACAGTGTTCGGGGAAACACAAATTGTTCATTTCTGGACATATATAGTTCAGGGGTGTACAGTTATGTTGTGTCTTTTTGATATCAATCAATTGAAATCCAGTATTTTAACTATTTGGCACAGGTTTGGAAAAGAAAATTACCAGAGCAGACAACCAAAAGAGCAACGCTTGCATCTTTAAGGTGTAGCAGAACAGGAAGAACAGCAGAAAAGAGAAGGCTTCGGTTCAAGGCTCAGCAGGGATGCAACTCCAGATAAATTAAGTAGTCTATTCATTAACCTTAAAAACTTAAAGCTATGAAAGTTATTTTCTTATTATTCTTGATGTGCCTTGGTTCTGGTTTGGCCTTGAAAGATGCATTGAGCCGCCTTAACTACAAGCAAGAAGTAATCTACATTAACCAATCTGGAAAACACATGCCGGCACCAACCGCTGATACTGCTGCTGAGACTACCACCGTAGCCTACGCCCCAGCCGGAAAAGTAACCTTCAGCGCGTAATTAACTGCTAGTTCCTTGTTGTTTCGGGTTTGTTTTCCTGAAATGAGCTTTGAACAGAAAGTGCCTTCTGGGTTAGAAACCGAAAATAGAAGAGCCCTCCTTTTTCTTCTTTTTCTTTTTGTCTGAAGGACTGAAAATACCTTTAATGATTTGACCCGGTGTGGGTGGCTTTTCCTTGATCAGGACGTACCGGATAGAGAAGGCACCCCCAAAATTAAACCATTCCTCGTGCCGAAGGTGAATGGCGGGTTTTATGTCGGCAGATAGCAGGAACGGGAGTCCGTTCATTTTGTATTCCAGGCCCAAGATGCCATCTACGCCATAGATGGTGCCGTAGTCTTTCAAGTGGCCGCCGTGTACCCCACCGCCCAAATAATAATTGAAGCGTTGTCCTAATACAGGATAGTGCTGCTCAGCCAATATAGTGGCAGTTACCTGCCTGGGACCGGCAGTGACCATGCCTTCCAGGGTGGTTTTTTCCAGAATTTTTTGCTGAATAGTTCCTCCAAACTCATCGTTGCCAATCCTTAGACCGGCGGCAGTTTTATAGCGTTGGGCCAGGGCTGGCAGGCAACTCAGGAAACAGAGGCAAAGCCCTAACAAGATTACTTTCTTCATGCGGTAAAGTACGGAAGAGAAATTCAAACAGCTGCTTTAAAAGCAGAGAACATGTACCAGCAGAACGGCTCGGCCACGGTTTTTCTTTCACTGGCCAAAAGCCATTTTCTTTAGCTAACCCCAATATACTTATTTAGGCCCTTGTAAATCAGATGCTTTAGATAGAAGGAATGACATTATGAATTTATCTACGAAATAATTCGTGGATTTATTTTCTTTTTACGAAAAGCTTCGTATAATTAACTACGAAATGAGTCGTAGAATAGATCCCGCAAGAACATGAGTGAGAACGAAGCCCCTTTAAAACCCACCGAGACCGAACTGGAAATCCTGCAGATCTTGTGGCAGCACGGCCCCAGCACCGTTCGGTTTGTAAACGAAGAGCAGAGCAAAGCCAAAGAAACCGGGTACACCACTACTTTAAAACTGCTGCAGATCATGCACGAGAAGAACCTGGTTTCCCGCGATGAGGAAAGCCGCTCGCATGTGTACCAGGCCGCCGTAACCGAAGAAGAAACCCAACAGCACCTCCTGGGCCGCTTCCTGGATACTACCTTCCGGGGCTCGGCCATGAAATTGGTGATGCAAGCCTTAGGCAACCACCGCACCACCCCAGATGAATTAAATCAAATCCGCCACCTATTGAAGAAACTGGAAGATGACTCAAACGCTGATTCATGATGCAATTCCGCAGGCAGTGATGCACGCCTTAGGTTACACGCTCCTGCACTCTCTCTGGCAAGGAGCTTTAATGGCCCTGCTGGTGGGCGTTTTGCTAAGATTGATGCACCGGCACTCGGCAGCTACCCGTTACTGGGTAACGTGGGGCGGCCTGATGGCCTTGCTGCTTCTTTCAGTGGTCACTTACTACAACCTCTATACTCCTGCCGTCTCCTCTAAAGAAGTGGCAGCATTAGCCTCAGCCGGAGGTATTGACTGGAAAACTACCATCCTGCAAACGGCTCCGCCCTCTTTCTGGGAGAACGCGTTAGCACAGGGGCACGCCTATTTCAACCAGCATCTGCCAGCAGTGGTCATGCTATGGCTTTTGGGCATGTTGCTGATGGGGTTGCGCGTGCTGGGGGGCTGGGTGTATGTGCAACGCCTTAGGTCTTATCGAACCCGGCTGGTGCCACAGGAGTGGCAGCAAAAAACGCAGGAGTTATCCCGCCGGTTAGGAATGCGCCAATTAGTGAAGGTGGCAGAGTCTGCCCTGGTGCAGGTGCCCATGGTCATTGGACACTTCAAACCTTTGATCTTACTGCCGGTGGGGGCATTAACAGGCTTGTCCACTGCCCAAATAGAAGCCATTCTGGCGCATGAACTGGCGCACATTCATCGCCGCGACTAC is part of the Rufibacter tibetensis genome and harbors:
- a CDS encoding SGNH/GDSL hydrolase family protein, producing the protein MKNIFYRLGAAALLSSAFLFTGCDPEFEEDVVVSQGPLDLSKYVAVGNSLTAGYQDNGLYLEGQILSYPNILANQFSYVGGGAFPQPLFTQAQANGSGYLRLGGFTSTGAPILAPVTTNLAVRTDVAPLPGGPRLTKHAGAIQNWGVPGISVLASATPLYGGVNPYFERLLPDNEVGQVSYIQKVVATQPTFFSVWLGNNDVLAYATSGGVVDPANPFGIITPTAQFNAIYTQLVAGLSRNKAAKGIVATIPDVRSIPFFTTVGPVFKAGLPSAVTAVVALTKSGAARKVIPRDDIRVGTTGNTLFTLTSTPYLTLIGQPTGRFWRDQARAKFPNDAAAMNQEIRRYLQNYQLDTTKAFGVSAENPLPSALILDADEQADVQAATTAYNATIRAQAQANDLALFDVFEFFNNIQSGLTVNGVFHSPAFITGNLFSLDGVHLTPRGNAIVANEMIRAINAKYGSTIPTIDVTQFRAVLFP
- a CDS encoding OmpP1/FadL family transporter, which codes for MKSKFLAFLGSAMLTAGVAQAGGFQANLQGQKQIGMGHTGTGLALDHSSIFFNPGALAHLRQNGIQLGVSALSAKIAYREPSPGFSEAMTDNPISTPFQVYASFGKEESPLRYGIGVYTPYGSSVNWGRNWQGRFGLNELTLKTIFIQPTISYRISDKLGFGAGFVYAIGNVNLQRSIPLQNANYFESGVELDGATSGFGYNLGVYFKPSEKLSFGLTYRSKVEMEIEGGDVTFSLPNSPVVTSQFQATKFDAKLPLPANITLGIGFKPTEALTIAVDVQRVQWSAYKSLRFDYNAPVRGENFTEGSRNYEDVFIYRVGAQYQLSDILTLRAGAYYDKSPVQAGYLTPETPDADSRGVSAGLTLALSEKVDLDASFLYINKKERTDAANLSGGVAGTFKSVAYIPGVGINYKF
- a CDS encoding NAD(P)/FAD-dependent oxidoreductase, with the protein product MYDVLIVGGGPAGLSAAMLLGRCMRKVALFDSGEYRNHYAHNMNGFISRDGTPPQEFLRMGREDLEKYEVEFKHKRIVQVTKEGDMFKATDEEDQVYLSRKVLLATGLCDRWPEIPGAEPFYGGSIHHCPYCDGFESKNKPLAAYGKNRDAVGLSLSLKTWSSDVMLFTDGTNRLTREDRELLARNKVQINTAGIERVEGEGKHMSRIVLKNGQVENREVMFFSTGSDQRSDLARQLQCDFTSKGVVKTYKHQQTNVPGLYVAGDAARDMQLVIVAAAEGTKAGVAINMELQKEFRL
- a CDS encoding cyanophycinase, which gives rise to MQTPKGTLIALGGGDDDGLISLIRSEICSINSNIEVITTATLEPMESGQAYKEAFEELGCNSVRFMHIDEDNEADKPENLERIAQAEVIFFTGGNQLRLKEFLAGTQLHHLMQTRYHEEEITIAGTSAGAAAMSNRMIYEGYGYYSLMKGEVKTTDGLSFIQNVFIDTHFTERGRFGRLAHAVSKRPQFIGIGLGEETGIIIKGGQHVEVFGNGVVTIMDSSHVRYSNLEEVEEGEPIAVENLIMHLLVEGHEYCIPDRVFRKLSQKKRKTASNT
- a CDS encoding MBL fold metallo-hydrolase codes for the protein MKIEQIEDKGLSHFSYIIMSDAEIAVIDPARDPRPYEEFAMVHDARIIAVIETHPHADFVSGHVELSEAKQAPIYVSKRAGAKYKHTPFDEGDELRIGEITLQAINTPGHSPDSISILLRDENGKEHAIFTGDSLFIGDVGRPDLRENVGNETAAREELARQMYHTTREKLMNLPDEVLVYPAHGAGSLCGKAISEAKSSTIGDEKRTNPALQEMTEEAFVSFINQDQPFVPKYFEYAVRLNRRGAPKFQSAIKQVPIIAPDHRRHKDALIIDTRPEDRFKQGHLPTAINLQDGPKFETWLGSIVAPEEKFYLLSEDEENLKELIERTARIGYEPFILGALPVPPAGSEKSPVLDIEHFRSNPEAYTILDVRNSNEIEEQRVFANAVEMPLHQLRERINEIPVDKPIVVHCAGGYRSAAGASIIGQAITEVPVYDLGSAITQFNSPR
- a CDS encoding DUF481 domain-containing protein, producing the protein MFSSLRSSFLGFLLLFLTFSASAQILNVEKARVEKDSSHYFTGKLGVNLNLFNRATGKEGKTDHFVGITGNGNLGYVSEHNTYLLLASYNYVRLKGETQVETGYVHGRVTFRRKARLSYETYSQAQYDYNRGLELRMLVGTGIRYAVVQKENIRFNLGTGVMYEHERWRNMEENRYIEKDIPKLSSYASIRLPLNPHLELSTIHYYQVGYDQPAGMSRHRFSGDISIITKINNRFQLTTNFSHTYENRPIVPIPNYLYSLTNGIQLSF
- the arfB gene encoding alternative ribosome rescue aminoacyl-tRNA hydrolase ArfB, yielding MLPDLTPELTFQTSRSSGPGGQNVNKVASRVEVWFSIESSALLTQEQKDLLLEKLAPRLNKESFLHLASQEDRSQLANKELVVQKLYEVLEQALHRPKPRKKTRPSKAAVQKRLLAKQKHGQKKANRRAAGGEE
- a CDS encoding BlaI/MecI/CopY family transcriptional regulator — translated: MSENEAPLKPTETELEILQILWQHGPSTVRFVNEEQSKAKETGYTTTLKLLQIMHEKNLVSRDEESRSHVYQAAVTEEETQQHLLGRFLDTTFRGSAMKLVMQALGNHRTTPDELNQIRHLLKKLEDDSNADS